A portion of the Adhaeribacter radiodurans genome contains these proteins:
- a CDS encoding O-antigen ligase family protein, with product MILKFRNYKVLYEINLVIIALLLPFTEYFSIQFVSISIILLMLGWLLFNDKSRFFSLTKSEKLILFFFILSYLINLTSLFRGGSSIAEKVLIKKLALLLLPIIIATGPRLTLLQIKRIIFCFILSLVISTIPTYSIGINNLLSPQNDLNDLADILLIHRPYFGLFCAFSVIALLVLLKFKDNIYKKITSFLIIIYLLFFAGIIYAKMALIAFFLTVVLSGLVWLLNKRFYMYSILLAAILLVGGFLGYQKTPSIKYNISNVLAGKDFSFNEYNILVVGSINTRYVNWGCAFKVLNTDNNWLYGVGSGNSQNKLQECYKTRNLWVYESKMNSHNQFIEETLYNGIGGMLIFLCSLLLPGIISFKRGDFLHLSFLILFTLCCLTESILSRQVGIIFYSFFNSILFFNFKKNPESITLHE from the coding sequence ATGATTTTAAAATTTCGCAATTATAAAGTTCTGTACGAAATTAATCTAGTAATAATTGCACTCTTACTTCCTTTTACTGAATACTTCTCTATTCAGTTTGTGAGCATCAGTATAATTTTATTAATGTTAGGTTGGTTGCTTTTTAATGATAAATCTAGATTCTTTTCACTAACTAAATCCGAAAAATTAATTTTATTTTTTTTTATTCTTTCTTACTTAATTAATCTTACTAGTTTATTCAGGGGCGGAAGTAGTATTGCGGAGAAAGTTTTAATAAAAAAGTTAGCTCTATTATTATTACCAATTATTATAGCTACTGGCCCTCGTTTAACACTTCTGCAAATCAAGAGAATTATATTTTGTTTTATCCTTAGTTTAGTAATCAGTACTATCCCCACTTATTCAATAGGTATTAACAATCTTTTATCGCCTCAAAATGATTTAAATGATCTTGCTGATATTTTATTGATTCATCGTCCTTATTTTGGCTTGTTTTGCGCTTTTTCAGTGATTGCCCTTTTGGTTTTGTTAAAATTCAAAGACAACATTTATAAAAAGATAACTAGTTTTTTAATAATAATTTATCTATTATTTTTTGCTGGTATTATTTATGCAAAAATGGCTCTGATTGCTTTTTTCCTAACTGTTGTACTATCTGGTTTAGTGTGGCTTTTAAATAAGCGCTTCTATATGTATTCAATCCTTTTGGCGGCAATTCTACTAGTTGGAGGATTTTTAGGTTATCAAAAAACTCCTTCAATAAAATATAATATAAGCAATGTGCTGGCAGGTAAAGATTTCTCTTTTAATGAGTATAATATTTTAGTAGTTGGAAGTATAAATACCCGATATGTTAACTGGGGTTGTGCCTTTAAAGTCTTAAATACAGATAACAATTGGCTGTATGGAGTAGGATCTGGTAATTCTCAGAATAAACTGCAAGAATGTTATAAAACAAGAAATCTTTGGGTTTATGAGAGTAAAATGAATTCCCATAATCAGTTTATAGAAGAAACACTGTATAATGGAATTGGAGGAATGCTTATTTTTTTATGTAGTTTATTGTTGCCCGGCATTATTTCTTTTAAAAGAGGTGATTTTTTGCATTTATCCTTTCTGATTTTATTTACTCTTTGCTGTTTAACGGAAAGTATCCTGTCGAGGCAAGTTGGGATTATTTTTTATTCTTTCTTTAACTCCATTTTATTCTTTAATTTTAAAAAAAATCCAGAAAGTATAACCTTACATGAATAG
- a CDS encoding glycosyltransferase family 4 protein, producing MNRNDKLLMVIDARLMDTSGIGTVCQNVIPLLKSKFNIILLGKRAVLQHFSWIDSIQIIEFSTNIYSLKEQLDYFSKIPVCDYFLSPHYNVPILPIKAKKRIVIIHDVNHIALAANLNIIKRLYARWILASALKLSDIIFTVSNFSKSEIIKFFHVKENMINTLVLGVDKAIFKLYDASEKQSIQVKYNLPEKFILYVGNVKPHKNLITLIKAFALLKAESFGELGKLVIVGKKEGFITSDLNLDSEIERLKLRDDIIFTGFVESQDLPIIYNLASLFVFPSFYEGFGLPPVEAMACGCPTLVSNVSSLPEVCIDASLYFNPYDPKELAQSIHLILKDKSIQEELRTKGFYLTANYNWQNTADKMTEVILTK from the coding sequence ATGAACAGGAATGACAAACTTTTGATGGTAATTGATGCTCGATTAATGGATACTTCAGGTATAGGAACCGTATGCCAGAATGTAATTCCTTTACTAAAAAGTAAATTTAATATTATTTTATTGGGTAAACGTGCCGTACTGCAGCATTTTAGTTGGATAGATTCGATTCAAATAATTGAATTCTCTACAAATATTTATTCTTTAAAAGAACAATTAGATTATTTTAGTAAAATTCCTGTATGTGATTACTTTCTTTCGCCGCATTATAATGTACCGATCTTACCCATTAAAGCCAAAAAAAGAATTGTTATTATTCATGATGTGAATCATATAGCTTTAGCGGCTAATCTTAATATAATCAAAAGATTATACGCAAGATGGATTTTAGCTAGTGCATTAAAATTATCTGATATAATTTTTACAGTATCAAATTTTTCAAAATCAGAGATTATCAAATTTTTTCATGTAAAAGAAAACATGATAAACACTCTTGTGCTAGGGGTGGATAAAGCAATTTTCAAGCTCTATGATGCATCTGAAAAGCAAAGTATTCAGGTTAAGTATAATCTACCGGAGAAGTTTATTTTGTATGTTGGTAATGTAAAACCCCATAAAAATCTAATAACTTTAATAAAAGCATTTGCTTTGTTAAAAGCTGAAAGTTTTGGTGAGTTGGGTAAGTTGGTAATTGTAGGTAAAAAAGAGGGCTTTATTACCAGTGATTTAAATTTAGACAGCGAAATAGAACGCCTGAAGTTAAGGGATGATATTATTTTTACTGGTTTTGTTGAAAGCCAAGACTTACCCATAATTTATAATCTGGCTAGTTTATTTGTTTTTCCATCTTTTTACGAGGGCTTTGGTTTACCGCCAGTTGAGGCGATGGCCTGCGGTTGTCCTACTTTGGTATCAAACGTTTCCAGTTTACCGGAAGTATGTATAGATGCTTCTCTGTATTTTAATCCTTATGATCCGAAGGAATTAGCTCAATCTATTCATTTAATTTTAAAGGATAAATCAATACAAGAAGAACTACGAACAAAAGGCTTTTACTTAACAGCTAATTACAATTGGCAGAACACGGCTGATAAGATGACAGAAGTTATTTTAACTAAATAA
- a CDS encoding O-antigen ligase family protein, giving the protein MKLILNKRELALVAFTIFCFISFQLTEIKFYNIKINELLALLCLPFLLYNIKTLNKYVIYLLLFFCFLLITTVIQNNFQTFYFDLDSLSILRKPYFISISRFLELISCLVFTVIVYKTVNYLRDNQVTLKVIINSVLLLNFYFALFLLFASLFYYLNIFSYRESTIIYDTTPYLPTYTLRLRGYYVEGGPLGLMFAFLFCLSTLVNKKEYLQKSVFILIILLAQSKAGMIAVLGWLSFRFYRKFRHTKLMKYIIFLLVLPVFLFISYKIASGYVITLKNFEQQLLDREKDETLIMGRTAAIKIAPKMVAQHPLLGIGLGNYSLVRNDPNYLNGMPPVQGWDLPGLGGLITLLIENGIIGFTLFIYLLWQIYKRYAPFSLISQDAIMIFCLICLLGIQLQFLYIWFLIGLALAAPDAIEENVTHEQE; this is encoded by the coding sequence GTGAAATTAATTTTAAATAAACGTGAGTTAGCATTAGTAGCATTTACAATCTTCTGTTTTATTTCTTTTCAATTAACAGAGATAAAATTTTATAACATAAAAATTAACGAATTACTAGCCCTTCTTTGTTTGCCATTTCTACTATATAACATAAAAACTTTAAACAAATATGTAATTTATCTTTTACTTTTTTTTTGTTTCTTATTAATCACAACTGTTATTCAAAATAATTTTCAAACATTTTACTTTGATCTGGATAGTTTAAGTATTTTAAGAAAGCCTTATTTTATCAGTATATCCAGATTTCTTGAGTTAATTTCCTGTTTGGTATTTACGGTAATTGTTTATAAAACAGTAAATTACTTAAGAGACAACCAGGTAACTTTAAAAGTAATAATTAACTCAGTTTTATTGTTGAATTTCTATTTTGCCTTATTCCTCCTGTTTGCTTCTTTATTTTATTACTTAAACATTTTCTCTTATAGAGAATCTACCATTATTTACGATACCACACCCTACTTACCTACTTATACCTTACGGTTAAGAGGTTATTATGTAGAAGGAGGACCTTTAGGTTTAATGTTTGCTTTTCTTTTTTGCCTTTCTACTTTAGTAAATAAAAAAGAATATCTACAGAAATCCGTTTTTATATTAATAATACTTTTAGCCCAATCTAAGGCAGGAATGATTGCTGTTCTGGGATGGCTTTCATTTAGATTTTACCGAAAGTTCAGGCATACTAAGCTGATGAAATACATCATATTTTTGCTTGTTCTGCCTGTCTTTTTGTTTATCTCTTATAAAATAGCCAGCGGGTATGTAATAACTCTTAAAAACTTTGAACAACAATTATTAGACAGAGAAAAAGACGAAACCCTGATTATGGGCCGTACAGCCGCAATTAAGATTGCTCCGAAAATGGTGGCGCAGCATCCGTTGTTAGGGATAGGTTTAGGAAATTACTCATTAGTAAGGAATGATCCCAATTATCTAAATGGGATGCCTCCAGTGCAAGGTTGGGATTTGCCCGGTTTAGGTGGATTAATAACTTTATTAATTGAAAATGGGATTATTGGGTTTACTTTATTTATTTACCTTTTATGGCAAATTTATAAAAGATATGCTCCTTTCTCCCTTATATCACAAGATGCCATTATGATATTCTGTTTAATATGTTTGTTAGGGATACAGCTTCAATTTTTATATATCTGGTTTTTGATTGGGTTGGCTTTAGCAGCGCCGGATGCCATAGAAGAGAATGTAACGCATGAACAGGAATGA
- a CDS encoding glycosyltransferase family 4 protein, which translates to MKMAIDCRALRNAPSGIPNFLVASINDFSRYFINWEFFLLSNEEFHPEIAKQIIYRDNIKVIIAPLLLFKNVSFLWLVTKANFIVNKIKPDLYWSPAFLLPPFLSNKIQTLVTVHDVVNKEFKSTMSLIGRIYAHLLQDYSINKADKLWANSYYTTSAIMKYYKTRRSKDIFTGFFINKTLFKPITISDQEKSALLNQYNVNSNFILFVGTLEPRKNLEFLLNLMPSIKHLEVKLLVVGAKGWGKTKISSIVESTNYPSEKVVFSGFVPSEDLIMLYNLASIFISTSLNEGFGMPQLEAMACGCPVIAPHNSAMIEVVEGAGETVRSWEVNDWVNAITKVLINREEYRIKGLERSKQYEAEFVLKQLFSYINNERS; encoded by the coding sequence ATGAAAATGGCTATTGATTGCAGAGCATTAAGAAATGCTCCTTCCGGAATTCCCAATTTCTTGGTTGCTTCTATCAATGATTTTTCGAGGTATTTTATTAATTGGGAGTTTTTTCTTTTATCTAACGAAGAATTTCATCCGGAAATAGCTAAACAAATAATTTACCGGGATAATATTAAAGTAATTATTGCGCCTTTATTGCTCTTTAAGAATGTTTCTTTTTTATGGTTAGTAACTAAAGCAAATTTTATTGTTAATAAAATTAAACCCGATTTATACTGGTCGCCCGCATTTTTATTACCGCCTTTTTTAAGTAATAAAATTCAAACGCTTGTAACTGTTCATGACGTAGTTAATAAGGAATTCAAAAGTACTATGTCATTAATTGGAAGAATTTACGCCCATCTTCTGCAAGATTATTCTATTAATAAAGCAGATAAATTGTGGGCAAATTCTTATTACACTACTAGTGCTATAATGAAATATTATAAAACCAGGAGGAGTAAAGATATATTTACAGGTTTTTTCATTAATAAAACCCTTTTTAAACCAATAACTATTTCGGACCAAGAAAAGTCTGCACTTTTAAACCAGTACAATGTAAATTCTAATTTTATTTTATTTGTAGGCACTCTGGAACCTCGGAAGAATTTGGAATTTCTTTTAAATCTAATGCCTTCTATTAAACATTTAGAAGTTAAATTACTCGTGGTTGGAGCAAAAGGGTGGGGCAAGACAAAAATCAGTAGTATTGTAGAGAGTACAAACTATCCTTCTGAAAAGGTAGTATTTTCGGGTTTTGTTCCTAGTGAAGATTTAATTATGTTATATAATCTTGCCTCTATCTTTATTTCTACCTCCCTTAACGAAGGCTTTGGGATGCCCCAATTAGAAGCCATGGCTTGTGGCTGCCCGGTAATTGCCCCCCATAATTCAGCTATGATTGAGGTGGTGGAAGGGGCTGGAGAAACGGTTCGTTCCTGGGAAGTAAATGATTGGGTTAACGCTATTACTAAAGTGCTTATAAACCGGGAAGAATATAGGATTAAGGGTTTAGAACGTAGTAAGCAGTATGAAGCAGAATTTGTATTGAAACAGTTGTTTTCTTATATAAACAATGAGAGAAGCTAA
- a CDS encoding glycosyltransferase family 2 protein codes for MEEPVLLPNYKRLAQKLELVLFTYNRAPYLNHALTQLQGSPFSFCKITILDNCSTDETPAVIQQHIACFPNMVYERNKINIGGNANILRAAERSNGLYTWLICDDDEFDFSNCDDVIDVVLEEKVDLIHVGGHGTKPWQLAGITATPKELMAKGYHFVNNASFVPASLFRTQVFYDSLDEAYQNIRNWYPHLVYTFKFYTDNKLVYLAKNRIVTASVGRAGYNYDDWLDRWVNTSFLMKQSSDRRKVFFDVYNGEKKLITLARLTLHAFKKKISFFSLFKVFYLYSVPGLLASIFYLAGIGLLYPFIKNIGKKD; via the coding sequence ATGGAAGAACCCGTGTTACTGCCTAATTATAAAAGGTTAGCTCAAAAATTAGAATTAGTTCTTTTTACTTACAATCGTGCGCCATATTTAAATCATGCATTAACCCAATTGCAAGGCAGCCCATTTTCTTTTTGCAAAATTACCATTCTGGATAATTGTTCTACGGATGAAACTCCGGCAGTAATACAGCAGCATATAGCCTGTTTTCCTAATATGGTTTATGAAAGAAATAAAATCAATATTGGTGGTAATGCAAATATATTAAGAGCAGCCGAAAGAAGTAATGGCCTGTATACCTGGCTTATTTGCGACGATGATGAATTTGATTTTAGTAATTGTGATGACGTTATTGATGTAGTGTTAGAAGAAAAAGTTGATTTAATTCATGTGGGAGGGCATGGTACTAAACCTTGGCAACTGGCTGGCATTACCGCTACTCCTAAAGAATTAATGGCAAAGGGTTACCATTTTGTTAATAATGCGAGTTTTGTACCTGCCAGTTTGTTTCGAACGCAAGTATTTTACGACAGCCTGGACGAAGCCTACCAAAATATTCGTAACTGGTACCCACATTTAGTCTATACTTTTAAATTTTATACCGATAACAAGCTGGTTTATCTGGCTAAAAACCGGATTGTAACCGCGTCCGTGGGGCGGGCTGGTTATAATTATGATGATTGGCTCGATCGCTGGGTAAACACAAGCTTTTTAATGAAGCAATCTTCGGATAGAAGAAAAGTCTTTTTCGATGTATATAACGGAGAAAAGAAGTTAATTACCTTAGCCAGACTTACCTTACATGCTTTTAAGAAAAAAATAAGCTTCTTCTCATTATTTAAAGTATTTTACTTATACTCCGTACCGGGTTTATTGGCAAGTATTTTCTATTTAGCAGGCATTGGTTTGTTGTATCCATTTATAAAAAATATAGGAAAGAAAGATTAA
- a CDS encoding polysaccharide biosynthesis protein has translation MISSFLSSKEQGFYYTFGSITALQVFFELGLSYVIIHYASYETAWLTWNNNLFEGDFKAKSRLSSLLHFTVNWYRVVSVCLVVLLLPLGWLFFSANQANTEQVNWLGPWTLLCISTALFLFITPVFSFLEGCGKVKEVALYRIYQSLSNYIFIGLSLALGLRLYSLGIGVAISFLCGLIWLNLKSNRVFLKDIWVSKISDYKINWKQEILPFQWKIAISWLSGYLIFQLFNPILFTFQSAAVAGQMGMSLAAFNGVSLVAMAWVNTKIPTFSVLIAKKEFEELDRIFFKSALQSLVVVTAASFTLITVIYLLHRFDISISTRFLPINLLVILGFINILNQFTFCQAIYLRAHKKEPFLLNSVVGSILTGISTYVAGRYFGVEAVVMMYFLLNLVVGLPWNTYTFLHKRKAWHSYQPN, from the coding sequence TTGATATCTTCATTTCTTAGTAGCAAGGAACAAGGATTTTACTATACGTTCGGTAGTATTACGGCATTGCAGGTTTTTTTTGAATTAGGACTTTCGTACGTAATTATTCATTATGCTAGTTATGAAACAGCCTGGCTAACCTGGAATAATAACCTTTTTGAAGGTGATTTTAAAGCAAAATCGCGCTTGTCTTCGTTGTTACATTTTACCGTAAATTGGTACCGCGTAGTTTCTGTTTGTTTAGTTGTATTGCTGTTACCATTAGGTTGGCTTTTCTTTTCGGCTAACCAGGCAAACACTGAACAAGTTAATTGGTTAGGCCCTTGGACTTTATTATGTATAAGTACAGCCTTATTCTTATTTATTACCCCTGTTTTTTCTTTTTTGGAAGGTTGCGGCAAAGTAAAAGAAGTTGCACTATATCGCATTTACCAGAGTTTATCTAATTATATTTTTATTGGTTTATCGTTGGCATTAGGGCTGCGGCTATATTCTTTAGGTATTGGAGTGGCTATATCATTTCTGTGCGGTTTAATTTGGTTAAACTTAAAATCTAACCGGGTCTTTTTAAAAGATATTTGGGTTTCTAAAATATCGGATTATAAAATTAACTGGAAGCAGGAAATATTACCTTTTCAGTGGAAAATTGCTATTAGTTGGTTAAGTGGGTATCTAATTTTTCAGTTATTTAATCCGATTTTGTTCACTTTTCAAAGTGCTGCAGTTGCTGGTCAAATGGGTATGAGTTTAGCTGCTTTCAATGGAGTGTCTTTAGTAGCAATGGCATGGGTTAATACTAAAATACCAACTTTTTCAGTGTTAATTGCTAAAAAGGAATTTGAAGAACTAGATCGAATCTTTTTTAAATCTGCCCTTCAATCGTTAGTAGTTGTAACAGCTGCTTCTTTTACTTTAATAACCGTTATTTACCTTTTGCATCGATTTGATATTTCAATTAGCACCCGGTTTCTACCCATAAATCTATTAGTTATTTTGGGTTTCATAAATATTTTAAATCAGTTTACTTTTTGCCAAGCTATTTATTTGAGAGCCCATAAGAAAGAACCATTCCTGTTAAATTCTGTAGTTGGATCAATTTTAACTGGTATAAGTACGTATGTGGCAGGTCGTTATTTTGGGGTAGAAGCAGTAGTAATGATGTATTTTTTATTAAATCTGGTTGTTGGCTTACCCTGGAATACTTATACATTCTTGCATAAAAGAAAAGCTTGGCATAGTTATCAGCCTAATTAA
- a CDS encoding N-acetylneuraminate synthase family protein — protein sequence MINTNIFEDLFVLEMANNHWGSVDRGLKIINDFAKIVRFNNVKAAIKLQFRDVDNFIHKDFKNRTDIRYIKKTLDTKLSREEYGILVDAIRKSGCIPMSTPFDEASVDLCVELNIPIIKIASSDLNDWPLIEKIAKTKKPVIVSTGGSSLKDMDDFVTFFTNRNIPIAINHCVSIYPAEDYELELNQIDFLKNRYPDLVIGYSTHEYTDWTSTIMMAYAKGARTFERHIDIESDGIPVSPYCTLPHQADTWFKAFNKAKEMCGAPGISKRNPPEKEIKYLDALVRGVYAKRTLEKGYTITHENVEKDFYLAIPLQKGQLSCRELMSGETLLTDLHVDQAVKIDDIDSPYAGNESLKNIIYKRGL from the coding sequence ATGATTAATACAAATATATTCGAAGATCTATTTGTCCTGGAAATGGCAAATAACCATTGGGGAAGTGTAGACCGAGGATTGAAAATAATTAATGATTTTGCGAAGATTGTTCGGTTTAACAATGTTAAAGCCGCTATAAAATTACAGTTTCGGGATGTAGATAATTTTATTCATAAAGATTTTAAAAACCGTACCGATATCCGGTACATTAAAAAAACTTTAGACACCAAATTATCCCGGGAAGAATATGGTATTTTAGTCGATGCTATTCGTAAAAGTGGTTGTATTCCTATGTCTACTCCTTTCGATGAAGCTTCCGTAGACTTATGCGTAGAATTAAACATTCCCATCATAAAAATTGCTAGTTCCGATTTAAACGACTGGCCTTTGATTGAGAAAATTGCTAAAACTAAAAAACCGGTTATTGTTTCAACGGGTGGTTCGTCCTTAAAAGATATGGACGATTTTGTTACTTTTTTTACAAATCGTAATATTCCGATTGCCATTAATCATTGCGTTTCTATTTATCCGGCTGAGGATTATGAATTAGAATTAAATCAGATTGATTTTTTAAAGAACCGTTATCCTGATTTAGTAATAGGGTATTCTACGCACGAATATACTGATTGGACTTCTACCATTATGATGGCCTACGCTAAAGGTGCTCGCACCTTTGAGCGGCACATTGATATTGAAAGCGACGGAATACCTGTTTCTCCTTACTGTACCTTACCTCATCAGGCTGACACCTGGTTTAAGGCATTTAACAAAGCTAAAGAAATGTGTGGCGCCCCGGGTATATCCAAAAGAAATCCACCGGAAAAAGAAATTAAGTATTTAGATGCATTAGTCAGAGGAGTGTATGCTAAACGCACTCTTGAAAAGGGCTATACCATTACCCATGAAAATGTAGAGAAAGATTTTTATTTAGCTATTCCTTTGCAAAAAGGACAACTTTCGTGCCGGGAGTTAATGTCGGGAGAGACCTTACTTACCGATTTGCACGTTGATCAAGCTGTTAAAATAGATGATATTGATTCGCCGTATGCAGGTAATGAATCGTTGAAAAACATTATTTATAAAAGAGGATTGTAA
- a CDS encoding HAD family hydrolase, with the protein MQFQNIIFDLDGTLIDSFPGIEQAYQVALHQVLPERTVPDIKNLIGPPIDKIFALSLQLDNEVILAGLVREFKMAYDTICWKNTVVYDGVRVVLEQLKNKQYNLFIVTNKRQAPSLKILNHFDLADYFTEIISPDSYQSNFTVKKETLSFLMHKYQMPAKKTIFVGDSEDDREAAASNNIDFVAAVYGYGKANTNQVYSIKNPEQLLTLIFKN; encoded by the coding sequence ATGCAATTCCAAAATATTATTTTTGATTTAGACGGTACTTTAATCGATTCTTTTCCGGGCATAGAGCAGGCTTACCAAGTTGCCCTGCATCAGGTTCTGCCGGAAAGAACGGTACCCGACATTAAAAATCTGATTGGTCCACCCATTGATAAAATATTTGCTCTCTCGCTGCAACTGGATAATGAAGTTATCCTGGCCGGGTTAGTTAGAGAATTTAAAATGGCTTACGATACTATTTGCTGGAAAAATACTGTAGTATATGATGGCGTTAGGGTGGTGCTTGAGCAATTAAAAAACAAACAATATAATTTATTTATTGTAACAAACAAAAGGCAGGCACCCAGCTTGAAAATTTTAAATCATTTCGACTTAGCCGATTATTTTACTGAAATAATTTCTCCGGATTCTTATCAATCTAACTTTACGGTAAAAAAGGAAACCTTATCTTTTTTAATGCATAAGTATCAAATGCCGGCTAAAAAAACTATTTTTGTCGGCGATTCAGAAGATGATAGAGAAGCTGCCGCATCAAATAACATAGATTTTGTAGCAGCTGTATACGGATACGGCAAAGCCAATACAAACCAGGTTTATAGCATAAAAAACCCGGAACAATTACTTACATTGATATTTAAAAATTAA
- a CDS encoding thiamine pyrophosphate-binding protein → MIKLSDFIFKYLADNGVSDIFLVTGGGAMHLNDSIGKEKRINYICNHHEQASAIAAEGYARVKDSVGVINVTSGPGGINALNGVFGAWTDSIPLLVLSGQVKRETLMSGYNIPGLRQLGDQEVDIIRMVQGITKYAVLVTEPNSIKYHLQRALHLAMAGRPGPCWLDIPVDVQGSMINEEDLFEYDPKEDQISFDLTNLPDYCQQVIQKIKDSERPALLVSTGIRLARATDLLEQVADKLGIPVTTAWSHDVFPHDHPLYCGKQGTIGDRPGNFTVQNADAVLIVGSRMPIRQVSYNWDNFARCAYKIQVDVDQAELSKPTFKVDLPLHYDAKVFLEEMNRQLDQLDYNASKYESWLNWCKQRVDKYPVLQAKHINGSENLNPYYFLYTLNRQLNGKDVIVCGDATACIVTFQTSYIVKGQRLFSNSGSASMGYDLPAAIGAAVANKGQRIICLAGDGSIQMNIQELQTVVHYQLPIKIFILNNGGYLSIKSTQNSFFKQAVGSGPESGVSFPDMEKIGNAYGIPSFRIEGNNFKDTLEKVLAAEGPALINVILDEQQLFEPKLSSKQLPDGRMVSAPLEDMFPFLEKEELMQNLLIPAIKF, encoded by the coding sequence ATGATTAAACTATCAGATTTTATTTTTAAGTATTTAGCCGATAATGGCGTTTCCGATATTTTTTTAGTTACCGGGGGCGGTGCGATGCACTTGAATGATTCTATTGGCAAAGAAAAAAGAATTAATTATATCTGTAATCACCATGAGCAAGCCTCTGCCATAGCTGCCGAAGGTTACGCGCGCGTAAAGGATTCCGTGGGAGTAATAAACGTTACTTCCGGACCGGGTGGTATTAATGCCTTAAATGGGGTTTTTGGAGCCTGGACCGATTCCATTCCACTTTTGGTTTTATCCGGCCAGGTAAAACGGGAAACCTTAATGTCGGGCTATAACATACCGGGGTTGCGGCAATTAGGTGACCAGGAAGTAGATATTATCCGGATGGTGCAAGGTATAACCAAGTACGCCGTGCTGGTTACCGAGCCTAACTCTATTAAATATCATTTACAAAGAGCATTACACCTGGCCATGGCTGGTCGTCCGGGTCCTTGCTGGTTGGATATACCTGTGGATGTACAGGGAAGTATGATTAACGAGGAAGACCTTTTCGAGTATGATCCGAAAGAAGATCAGATTTCTTTTGACTTAACCAACTTACCAGATTATTGTCAGCAGGTTATTCAAAAAATAAAGGATTCAGAAAGGCCAGCCTTGTTGGTAAGTACCGGCATCCGTTTAGCCAGGGCTACCGATTTGCTAGAACAGGTAGCAGATAAATTAGGTATTCCGGTGACAACTGCCTGGTCCCACGATGTTTTTCCGCACGACCATCCTCTGTACTGTGGTAAACAAGGCACTATTGGCGATCGTCCTGGTAATTTTACGGTTCAGAATGCCGATGCCGTATTAATAGTTGGTAGCCGGATGCCCATTAGGCAAGTGAGTTATAATTGGGATAATTTTGCCCGTTGTGCCTACAAAATACAAGTGGACGTGGACCAGGCCGAGCTAAGTAAACCTACTTTTAAGGTTGACCTGCCCCTACACTACGATGCCAAGGTATTTTTAGAGGAAATGAATCGCCAATTAGATCAATTAGACTATAATGCCTCGAAGTATGAATCCTGGCTTAATTGGTGTAAACAACGAGTTGACAAGTATCCTGTTTTACAGGCCAAACATATTAATGGAAGTGAAAATTTAAATCCGTATTACTTTTTATATACCCTTAACCGACAGCTTAACGGAAAGGATGTAATTGTATGCGGCGATGCCACTGCTTGTATTGTTACCTTCCAAACCTCTTATATTGTTAAAGGGCAGCGGCTTTTTAGTAATTCGGGTTCTGCTTCCATGGGTTATGATCTTCCGGCAGCAATTGGGGCAGCTGTAGCCAATAAAGGGCAGCGTATTATTTGTTTGGCAGGCGATGGTAGCATTCAAATGAATATTCAGGAACTTCAAACGGTGGTTCATTACCAATTGCCCATCAAAATCTTTATTTTAAATAATGGTGGTTACTTGTCTATTAAATCAACACAAAACAGCTTTTTTAAACAAGCAGTAGGTAGCGGTCCAGAAAGTGGAGTAAGTTTTCCGGATATGGAGAAAATCGGAAATGCGTATGGTATTCCATCTTTCCGGATAGAAGGAAACAATTTTAAGGATACCCTGGAAAAGGTATTAGCAGCCGAGGGACCCGCTTTAATTAACGTTATTTTAGATGAGCAACAATTATTTGAGCCGAAACTAAGTTCTAAACAATTGCCGGACGGTCGGATGGTTTCTGCTCCTTTAGAAGATATGTTCCCTTTCCTGGAAAAAGAGGAGCTTATGCAAAACCTGCTTATTCCGGCTATTAAGTTCTAG